From the Desulfosarcina sp. BuS5 genome, one window contains:
- the flgL gene encoding flagellar hook-associated protein FlgL: MRVSSNAVYNTIIGNLSRNSERLLKAQVKVATEKRVNKPSDDPVGMGKVLDYRKRLASIDQYQGNIAKGKARIQMTETTLDMVSNLLTDAKNIAMDQSTGSVESSDRAIAAEQIASIREQVLQLANTRLGGEYIFAGHETSKPAFLGSGNYDGDLGEKKIIIDENTEVKINLTGEDIFPTTAGSNVFDVMKDLQDALEAPVYVQSTVAAQANLLADARDQVNLGRAGSASTFKRLEGCDGMLDSFKLRIEDMLSKTEDADLATAIVELQFEERAYEASLAASARVMQPSLLNFLK, from the coding sequence ATGAGAGTTAGTAGTAATGCTGTTTATAATACGATTATTGGTAATCTTTCAAGAAATTCAGAAAGGTTGTTAAAAGCCCAGGTTAAGGTTGCCACCGAGAAGAGAGTCAATAAACCTTCGGATGATCCTGTCGGTATGGGGAAGGTGCTGGATTACAGGAAGAGACTTGCTTCTATAGATCAGTACCAGGGCAATATTGCAAAGGGAAAAGCAAGAATTCAGATGACGGAGACAACCCTTGACATGGTTTCCAATCTTTTAACTGATGCCAAGAATATAGCCATGGATCAGTCGACCGGATCGGTGGAAAGTTCAGACCGGGCGATAGCGGCCGAGCAGATAGCCTCTATTCGTGAACAGGTGCTGCAGCTTGCCAATACCAGGCTGGGAGGTGAATATATTTTTGCCGGGCATGAAACCAGTAAACCGGCTTTTCTTGGTAGTGGCAATTATGACGGTGATCTTGGTGAAAAAAAAATAATCATAGATGAGAATACGGAAGTAAAAATAAATTTAACTGGTGAGGATATTTTCCCGACCACTGCTGGTTCAAATGTTTTTGATGTGATGAAAGATCTTCAGGACGCCCTGGAGGCGCCTGTATATGTACAATCAACTGTTGCAGCTCAGGCTAATCTACTTGCAGATGCCCGGGATCAGGTTAATCTTGGCCGGGCCGGCTCTGCTTCAACATTCAAGCGTCTGGAAGGTTGTGATGGCATGCTGGATAGCTTTAAACTCAGAATTGAGGATATGCTTTCAAAAACGGAAGATGCCGACTTAGCCACGGCTATTGTGGAACTTCAGTTTGAGGAGCGTGCTTATGAGGCTTCCCTGGCTGCATCCGCTCGGGTTATGCAGCCGAGTCTTTTGAATTTTTTGAAATAA
- a CDS encoding chemotaxis protein CheW has translation MDETTEVIDQAVQVMSDREGKYLTFTLSAEEYGVGILKIKEIIGMLPITSVPQTPGFVKGVINLRGKVIPVVDLRLRFGMEAMEYTERTCIIVVEIEGTVNTILMGVVVDSVSEVLNIKNEEIEDPPSFGTKLNIDYILGMAKMEGGVKILLDINKVLGEEEIAALEMAA, from the coding sequence ATGGATGAAACGACAGAAGTAATTGATCAGGCAGTGCAGGTCATGTCTGACAGGGAGGGTAAATATCTTACCTTCACACTATCGGCTGAAGAGTACGGAGTCGGTATTTTAAAGATTAAAGAGATAATCGGAATGCTGCCCATTACTAGTGTTCCCCAGACTCCTGGGTTTGTAAAAGGAGTTATTAATCTAAGAGGCAAGGTAATCCCGGTGGTGGATCTCAGGCTGCGGTTCGGCATGGAGGCAATGGAGTATACTGAACGTACCTGTATCATAGTAGTTGAAATAGAAGGCACGGTCAATACCATACTTATGGGAGTTGTGGTCGATTCTGTTTCTGAAGTTTTGAATATTAAAAATGAAGAGATCGAGGACCCTCCCTCCTTTGGAACAAAACTCAACATTGATTATATCCTCGGTATGGCCAAGATGGAAGGCGGAGTCAAGATTTTGCTCGATATAAACAAGGTCCTTGGGGAAGAAGAGATAGCTGCGCTTGAAATGGCGGCATAA
- a CDS encoding chemotaxis protein CheX → MSKEFEAILSDVAMNTLEQLAFIFAASADDEELISEAPCIAAKVAFEGPFKGRLFMKTSSRVVDEITVNMLGIDEDEKVSSDQRFDAFRETINVICGNILPEIADKKAVFNIDAPEVFTESGDIETTLKDQGAPAAVAKLDIDDEACDLYLFMDEP, encoded by the coding sequence ATGAGCAAGGAATTTGAAGCGATATTGTCAGATGTAGCCATGAACACCCTGGAACAGCTCGCCTTTATCTTTGCGGCTTCAGCCGATGATGAAGAATTAATCAGCGAAGCTCCCTGTATTGCGGCCAAAGTTGCATTTGAAGGGCCGTTTAAAGGAAGACTTTTTATGAAGACTTCAAGCCGGGTTGTTGACGAGATAACGGTTAACATGCTTGGAATTGATGAAGATGAAAAGGTTTCTTCGGATCAGCGTTTCGATGCTTTTAGGGAAACCATCAACGTGATCTGCGGTAATATTTTGCCTGAAATTGCAGACAAAAAAGCTGTTTTTAATATAGATGCGCCCGAAGTTTTTACTGAGTCAGGTGATATTGAAACAACCTTGAAAGACCAGGGCGCTCCCGCGGCAGTTGCAAAGCTGGATATTGATGATGAAGCCTGTGATCTTTATCTTTTTATGGATGAACCGTAG
- a CDS encoding protein-glutamate methylesterase/protein-glutamine glutaminase has protein sequence MIKVLVVDDSAVVRKMMSCQLPKFKDIEVVGTAVDPYAARDKIVKLKPDVVTLDMEMPRMDGLSFLAKLMKHYPLPVVVLSSLTPENSEIALKALELGAMDVICKPGGAYSIKDVYKKVARAIRGAAAAQVKKNPVADATPVVKLKHSKLLTSTTNKIIAIGASTGGTKAIEVVLKSLPATAPGTVIVQHMPANFTKSFAQRLNEICQVEVREAKDNDHVVPGVALIAPGNFHMLLVRSGGTYLVKLKNGPRVHYQRPAVDVLFRSVAKNAGKNAVGVILTGMGADGARGLFEMKNSGAHTFVQNEETSVVFGMPKEAIRIGAADKVLPLSGISQAVINYLQKS, from the coding sequence ATGATTAAGGTGCTTGTAGTAGATGATTCGGCTGTTGTTCGAAAAATGATGTCCTGCCAGTTGCCTAAATTTAAGGATATTGAGGTGGTGGGTACTGCCGTCGATCCTTATGCGGCGCGGGATAAAATAGTCAAATTAAAGCCGGATGTAGTTACACTCGATATGGAAATGCCCAGAATGGACGGCCTCTCCTTTCTTGCGAAATTAATGAAGCACTATCCCCTGCCGGTAGTTGTGTTAAGCTCCCTGACTCCTGAAAATAGCGAGATAGCTCTGAAAGCCCTTGAACTCGGAGCCATGGATGTGATTTGTAAACCTGGTGGAGCTTACTCCATCAAGGATGTGTACAAAAAAGTGGCCAGAGCTATAAGGGGAGCAGCAGCGGCGCAGGTGAAAAAGAATCCGGTGGCGGATGCAACACCTGTTGTTAAGTTAAAGCATTCGAAACTTCTGACCAGCACAACCAATAAAATTATCGCAATCGGCGCTTCCACCGGTGGGACCAAAGCCATTGAAGTTGTATTAAAGTCCCTTCCGGCAACAGCGCCCGGAACCGTGATTGTACAGCATATGCCGGCAAATTTTACTAAATCTTTTGCACAGCGTCTCAATGAAATCTGCCAGGTTGAAGTGCGGGAGGCAAAAGATAATGATCATGTTGTGCCTGGGGTGGCGCTGATTGCGCCCGGAAATTTTCATATGCTCCTTGTACGGAGCGGAGGCACTTACCTGGTAAAGTTAAAAAACGGCCCCAGGGTTCATTACCAGCGGCCGGCAGTTGATGTGTTATTCAGGTCGGTGGCCAAAAATGCCGGAAAAAATGCAGTCGGTGTTATCCTCACCGGCATGGGAGCAGACGGAGCCAGGGGACTTTTTGAAATGAAAAACAGCGGCGCGCATACTTTTGTGCAGAACGAAGAGACATCTGTTGTGTTCGGGATGCCTAAAGAAGCGATCAGGATCGGAGCCGCCGATAAGGTGCTCCCTTTATCCGGCATTAGCCAGGCAGTTATCAATTATTTGCAAAAAAGTTAG
- a CDS encoding chemotaxis protein CheD — protein sequence MGKNNGTELMRHIVVVADMKLGAKGDLVVTHALGSCLGLMVYDPVAKVGGLLHAMLPLSKINRQKAKENPFMFVDTGVPVLFKQVYAAGGQKQRLVVKAAGCGNPLGKNEMFKIGQRNYTLLKKLLWKNGVLLESEAIGGTDSRTVYFDIASGTVKISSCGKESLL from the coding sequence ATGGGTAAAAATAATGGAACGGAGCTTATGAGACATATAGTCGTTGTTGCTGATATGAAATTGGGCGCAAAAGGTGACCTTGTGGTAACCCATGCTCTGGGTAGTTGTCTGGGATTGATGGTTTACGATCCCGTGGCAAAGGTGGGGGGGTTGCTGCACGCCATGCTTCCGTTGTCTAAAATTAACAGACAGAAGGCCAAGGAAAATCCTTTTATGTTTGTGGATACAGGCGTACCGGTTCTTTTTAAACAGGTTTATGCAGCGGGCGGGCAAAAACAAAGGCTGGTTGTCAAGGCCGCCGGCTGCGGCAACCCGCTGGGCAAAAATGAGATGTTCAAGATCGGCCAGAGGAATTACACCTTGTTAAAAAAACTTTTATGGAAAAACGGGGTACTCCTGGAGTCGGAGGCAATCGGGGGCACAGACAGCCGCACAGTCTATTTTGATATTGCATCCGGCACTGTAAAAATCAGCAGCTGCGGAAAGGAGTCTCTATTGTGA
- a CDS encoding methyl-accepting chemotaxis protein has protein sequence MFKNLTVGKKLAAGFGIVLIILAMIWLTSFFGATSIVKNAVSMINGGNIVNGMFEKEVNQLKWLAKLTAYMNDPDAKELKIQTNDHKCGLGKWLFGEERKRAEELVPDIAPLLKAMEEPHRLLHHSAVDIAKTMKKLDTSRWLTFFYRVERAHRVWADTVTAEIFNLDGSSEDRKKLSVESDYRKCDLGKWLYEGEADAFVKDYPAFASLVEKVKEPHRLIHEAVGKINVCLANDDYDGPVAIVKNEIKPNFQKTAGVLKEMRDLTRNFARGHKEAAEILITVIDRNVEKVQKLMHQVSETVEKNMVTQEALLQGAGRVKTLVTIIGIIGLIAGLVIAFFIAKGLLSSIGMIANNMNEGAGQVASSARQVSASSQSFAEGASEQAASIEETSSSLEEISSMTRQNADNAGQADNLMKEAGQAVAQANDSMTKLTSSMKEISSANEETQKIIKTIDEIAFQTNLLALNAAVEAARAGEAGAGFAVVAEEVRNLALRSAEAAKNTAEMIEGTVAKTQEGSGLAEETSEAFVRVVEASSKVGELVGEISAASNEQSQGLEQINTAVTEMDKVTQQNAATAEESASTSEEMSAQAEQMKVMVGELLAMVGENSTPSKRRDAALKRNSVAVKKSAAKAAPVPVKELKRPEPEEVIPFDKDDFSDF, from the coding sequence ATGTTTAAAAATCTTACAGTAGGAAAAAAACTCGCCGCCGGATTCGGAATTGTCCTTATAATACTCGCAATGATTTGGCTGACTAGTTTTTTCGGTGCAACCAGCATAGTGAAAAATGCCGTCAGTATGATAAATGGAGGAAACATCGTAAACGGGATGTTCGAGAAAGAGGTGAATCAGCTTAAGTGGCTGGCGAAGCTTACGGCGTATATGAATGATCCGGATGCAAAAGAATTGAAGATCCAGACAAATGATCATAAATGCGGGCTTGGCAAATGGCTTTTTGGTGAGGAACGTAAACGTGCTGAAGAGTTGGTGCCGGACATAGCTCCGCTGCTTAAAGCAATGGAAGAGCCGCATCGACTGCTTCATCATTCTGCTGTTGATATAGCAAAGACGATGAAGAAACTTGATACAAGCAGATGGTTGACTTTTTTTTATCGAGTTGAAAGGGCACACCGTGTTTGGGCTGATACTGTCACCGCTGAAATTTTTAATCTGGATGGCAGCTCTGAAGACAGGAAAAAGCTTTCCGTTGAGTCTGACTATCGAAAGTGCGACCTTGGCAAATGGCTTTATGAAGGCGAGGCGGATGCCTTTGTGAAAGATTATCCTGCTTTTGCATCCCTGGTTGAGAAGGTAAAAGAGCCTCACAGGCTTATTCATGAGGCGGTCGGGAAGATTAATGTTTGCCTGGCGAATGATGATTATGACGGTCCGGTTGCGATAGTAAAAAATGAGATTAAGCCGAACTTTCAAAAAACAGCCGGAGTTTTAAAAGAGATGCGCGATCTCACCAGGAATTTTGCCAGGGGTCATAAAGAGGCTGCTGAAATTTTAATAACGGTTATAGATAGAAATGTCGAAAAGGTTCAGAAGCTGATGCACCAGGTTTCAGAGACCGTGGAAAAGAATATGGTAACCCAGGAGGCTTTGCTGCAGGGGGCAGGAAGGGTAAAGACTTTAGTGACAATAATAGGCATTATTGGGCTGATAGCCGGCCTGGTCATTGCTTTTTTTATTGCCAAAGGCCTGCTCTCTTCCATTGGCATGATCGCGAATAACATGAATGAAGGGGCCGGGCAGGTCGCCTCCTCAGCCAGGCAGGTTTCCGCTTCCAGCCAGTCTTTTGCGGAAGGAGCATCCGAGCAGGCCGCTTCAATCGAGGAAACCTCATCCTCCCTGGAAGAGATCTCTTCCATGACCAGGCAGAATGCGGATAATGCCGGTCAGGCTGATAATCTTATGAAAGAAGCTGGTCAGGCCGTGGCGCAGGCAAATGATTCCATGACAAAACTTACCAGCTCTATGAAGGAAATTTCAAGCGCTAATGAAGAGACCCAGAAGATAATCAAGACCATCGATGAAATCGCCTTTCAGACCAACCTGCTGGCCCTTAACGCGGCTGTGGAAGCCGCCCGTGCCGGAGAAGCCGGAGCAGGATTTGCGGTGGTTGCCGAGGAGGTGAGGAATCTGGCGTTAAGATCTGCGGAAGCCGCAAAGAATACGGCGGAGATGATAGAAGGAACTGTTGCCAAAACCCAGGAAGGATCAGGCTTGGCTGAGGAAACCAGCGAAGCCTTTGTCCGGGTTGTGGAAGCATCATCCAAGGTAGGCGAACTTGTCGGTGAAATATCGGCCGCATCAAATGAACAGTCCCAGGGGCTGGAGCAGATAAATACTGCTGTTACCGAAATGGACAAGGTAACCCAGCAGAACGCCGCCACTGCGGAGGAGTCCGCATCCACTTCTGAAGAGATGAGCGCCCAAGCCGAGCAGATGAAAGTTATGGTTGGAGAACTGCTTGCCATGGTCGGTGAAAATTCAACACCCTCAAAGAGGAGAGATGCAGCGCTGAAAAGAAATTCTGTTGCTGTAAAAAAATCTGCAGCAAAAGCAGCGCCAGTGCCTGTAAAAGAACTAAAAAGACCTGAACCTGAAGAGGTAATACCTTTTGACAAAGATGATTTCAGCGATTTTTAA
- a CDS encoding HDOD domain-containing protein translates to MKQNRVTEIMDKVESFPGIPGTAVKLMSLLDDPDSSAAQIEDVLRYDAGLTANILKLSNSAYFGMMTHIGSVKQAVVVLGIKRIKQLVLTSCIGAILDKQVAGYDLQPGELWRHSIAVSVAAEGLIAELEMPNGDDIFTASLLHDVGKLVMGGFVQKDLEKIWNAASKGVPFEAAEEMILGTNHAAIGAAILKRWSFPEKIVDAVRWHHNPEDAHEHSVIIDIVHVANILSLMIGIGLGFEGLNYQLMPSVTERLGLSTSNLETVASRTLQVVNELSGLLEDG, encoded by the coding sequence GTGAAACAGAACAGGGTAACCGAAATAATGGATAAGGTCGAGTCGTTTCCCGGTATACCCGGAACTGCTGTAAAACTTATGTCCCTGCTTGATGATCCTGATTCCAGCGCCGCGCAAATTGAGGATGTCTTAAGATACGATGCGGGGCTCACTGCCAATATTCTGAAACTGTCCAATTCGGCATACTTCGGCATGATGACACATATAGGCTCAGTCAAACAGGCGGTAGTTGTGCTGGGCATTAAGAGAATAAAACAACTGGTTTTGACATCATGCATCGGCGCTATTCTGGATAAACAGGTTGCCGGTTATGATCTGCAGCCTGGTGAACTCTGGCGGCATTCAATTGCAGTATCCGTTGCGGCGGAGGGTCTGATCGCAGAACTTGAAATGCCTAATGGGGACGATATATTTACCGCATCGCTGCTCCATGATGTGGGGAAGCTGGTAATGGGTGGATTCGTCCAAAAGGATCTGGAAAAAATTTGGAATGCGGCATCGAAGGGAGTCCCTTTTGAGGCCGCGGAAGAGATGATCCTGGGAACGAACCATGCTGCTATCGGAGCAGCCATATTAAAGAGATGGTCATTTCCGGAAAAGATTGTAGATGCCGTAAGATGGCACCATAATCCTGAAGATGCTCATGAACATAGCGTAATAATTGATATTGTTCATGTCGCCAATATATTGAGCCTGATGATTGGCATAGGGTTAGGTTTCGAAGGGTTGAATTACCAACTTATGCCTTCTGTTACGGAAAGACTGGGCCTGAGCACCTCAAACCTGGAAACTGTTGCCAGCCGCACTTTACAGGTTGTCAATGAATTGTCGGGTTTGCTTGAGGACGGGTAG
- a CDS encoding response regulator — protein MAFNVLVVDDSGVMRAMIIKTMKMSGIELGEVHQAANGAEGLDALKDNWIDFVVVDINMPVMNGEEMIDRMLADPDIKSTPKIVISTEGSEERIERLRKKGAEFIHKPFSPETIRDIILAITGTGAENEQGI, from the coding sequence ATGGCATTTAATGTACTCGTAGTAGACGACAGCGGTGTTATGAGAGCTATGATTATTAAAACAATGAAGATGAGCGGGATTGAACTCGGCGAGGTTCATCAGGCGGCAAACGGTGCAGAGGGCCTGGACGCTTTAAAGGATAACTGGATAGATTTTGTTGTAGTCGATATTAACATGCCGGTTATGAACGGGGAAGAGATGATAGACCGGATGCTTGCAGATCCGGACATCAAGAGCACTCCCAAAATAGTTATATCCACCGAAGGCAGCGAGGAACGGATTGAACGTTTACGTAAAAAGGGCGCTGAATTTATCCATAAACCTTTTTCACCTGAAACCATCCGGGATATTATCCTGGCCATAACAGGAACAGGAGCAGAAAATGAGCAAGGAATTTGA
- a CDS encoding CheR family methyltransferase, with the protein MSLDSVELTASQFKKICAIVYRFSGIRLSNGKEALVKSRLMKRLRALNIETIEAYIKYLKSKKGTIELGYMIDAMTTNKTNFFRESAHFKFLTDKILPHLNDRKLRFWSAACSTGEEPYSLAMLLNDKIRGIEKKDVKILATDISATCLEKARRSVYEKSNMSGIPDQYLRKYFNKAGNNSSAIFQLKDEIVRMVQVSCLNLMKAWPMKSSFNVIFCRNVMIYFDKKTQEKLVNRFWDYIEPGGYLFVGHSEGLSSISHKFSYIQPAVYLKK; encoded by the coding sequence ATGTCATTAGATTCAGTTGAGTTAACGGCAAGCCAATTTAAAAAAATTTGCGCCATTGTTTACCGGTTCAGCGGCATCAGGTTGAGCAACGGTAAGGAAGCTCTTGTAAAATCACGTTTGATGAAGCGTCTCAGGGCCTTGAATATTGAAACTATAGAAGCTTATATCAAATATTTGAAAAGCAAAAAAGGCACAATCGAACTTGGTTATATGATCGATGCCATGACTACCAACAAGACAAATTTTTTCCGTGAATCGGCGCATTTCAAATTTTTGACAGACAAGATCCTGCCGCATCTCAACGATAGGAAGCTGCGCTTCTGGAGCGCTGCCTGTTCCACCGGAGAGGAACCCTATTCCCTTGCAATGCTTTTAAATGACAAGATTCGGGGTATTGAAAAAAAGGATGTAAAAATTCTGGCCACGGATATTTCGGCAACTTGCCTTGAAAAAGCGCGCCGGTCTGTTTATGAAAAAAGTAACATGAGCGGCATTCCGGATCAATATTTAAGGAAATATTTTAATAAAGCAGGTAATAATTCCTCCGCGATATTTCAGCTTAAGGATGAAATTGTGAGGATGGTTCAGGTGTCATGCCTGAATCTTATGAAGGCGTGGCCCATGAAGAGCAGCTTTAATGTAATTTTCTGCAGAAATGTCATGATATATTTTGATAAAAAAACCCAGGAAAAACTGGTGAACCGCTTCTGGGATTATATAGAGCCGGGTGGATATCTTTTTGTCGGACATTCAGAAGGACTTTCCAGTATTTCCCATAAATTCAGCTATATTCAACCGGCAGTCTATTTGAAGAAGTGA
- the flgK gene encoding flagellar hook-associated protein FlgK codes for MSNIYGLLSVGRVALATQQKAIDVTGNNIANVNTPGYSRQRLNMESTDPIRYGAGQMSRGVRANRKIDRMYDQFLGSQINNENQSLGKWEAQNNSLEKVEMIFDEASGNGLNQAMGDFWNAWQELANNPSGHVERVELLAKSQTMAGMFNETASDLEQVGKDMDTNIKGTVDEINLLSEEIADLNAKIQKAEVGGHSANEFRDQRDSVLKELSGFIDINAFEDNQGHMTVLTGGGHPLVEGVSAYELTTEINAGHYNVEWVNRDGNKTDITANISGGKLKGWIKTRDVAVPDYLGRMNDLSVSISDNVNDLHTDGYDLNDNLGGDFFSGTSALNMAVDSALLADTDLIAAGSLSGDPGDNGNALAIAELQNSILSDINSSTFDDYYNSIVSDVGSSVKNAGMNYNHQASVTDQLDNYRETVSGVSIDEEMVNLVKFQHAYDAAAKLISTVDEMLATLMNI; via the coding sequence ATGTCTAACATTTATGGATTATTAAGTGTGGGAAGGGTGGCTCTGGCAACCCAGCAGAAGGCTATCGATGTGACCGGCAATAATATTGCCAATGTCAATACTCCGGGATATTCGCGGCAGAGACTGAATATGGAGTCTACCGATCCCATCAGATACGGCGCGGGCCAGATGAGCAGGGGAGTCCGGGCCAATAGAAAAATAGATAGGATGTATGATCAGTTTTTAGGATCTCAAATCAACAACGAAAACCAGAGCCTGGGAAAATGGGAAGCGCAAAACAATTCTCTTGAAAAAGTCGAGATGATTTTCGACGAAGCATCAGGCAATGGCCTGAACCAGGCTATGGGTGATTTCTGGAATGCGTGGCAGGAACTTGCCAATAATCCATCAGGTCATGTGGAACGGGTGGAGTTGCTGGCCAAGAGTCAAACAATGGCCGGGATGTTCAACGAGACAGCATCTGATCTTGAACAGGTCGGAAAAGATATGGATACAAATATCAAGGGAACGGTGGATGAAATCAATCTGCTTTCAGAAGAAATAGCCGATTTAAACGCAAAAATCCAGAAAGCGGAAGTGGGCGGGCACAGCGCCAATGAGTTCAGGGATCAAAGGGATTCTGTTTTGAAAGAGCTTTCCGGATTTATAGATATTAACGCTTTTGAAGATAACCAGGGGCACATGACGGTATTGACCGGCGGAGGCCATCCTCTTGTGGAAGGTGTCTCTGCTTATGAGCTGACCACCGAAATTAATGCCGGGCATTATAATGTTGAATGGGTCAATAGAGATGGAAACAAGACCGATATTACCGCAAACATCTCCGGTGGCAAACTGAAAGGATGGATCAAAACAAGAGATGTTGCGGTTCCTGATTATCTGGGCAGGATGAACGATTTGTCGGTATCAATTAGCGATAACGTTAATGATCTCCATACGGATGGTTATGATTTGAATGATAATTTAGGAGGCGATTTTTTTTCAGGCACCTCAGCTTTAAATATGGCTGTTGATTCCGCTCTGCTTGCAGATACCGACCTTATTGCAGCCGGAAGCCTTTCCGGCGATCCCGGTGACAACGGCAATGCCCTTGCCATAGCGGAACTGCAGAATTCCATTTTATCAGACATAAACAGTTCAACTTTTGACGATTACTATAATTCGATAGTCAGCGATGTCGGCAGCAGCGTTAAAAATGCGGGCATGAATTATAATCACCAGGCATCGGTAACAGATCAGCTCGATAATTACCGAGAAACAGTATCAGGGGTTTCCATAGACGAAGAGATGGTCAATCTTGTAAAATTTCAACATGCTTATGATGCTGCTGCCAAGTTGATCAGCACTGTGGATGAGATGCTGGCTACACTTATGAATATTTAG